One genomic region from Streptomyces venezuelae encodes:
- a CDS encoding STM4013/SEN3800 family hydrolase, whose protein sequence is MNAIVGSHDLLLVTLDTLRYDVAAELAAEGRIPNLARHLPGGVWERRHAPGSFTYASHQAIFAGFLPTPDAPGPHPRLFAARFAGSESTAGGTYVHDTPDLVSALAGEGYRTVCVGGVGFFNKQPPLGSVLPGLFQESHWEPSFGVASPTSFESQVTRSEEVVAALPHDRRLFLFVNVSALHQPNWFHLPGATREAGDSRATHAAALEYVDRHVGRLFAAMSSRRPCFAIVCSDHGTAYGEDGHTGHRLGHEVVWTVPYAQFELAGPERETAA, encoded by the coding sequence ATGAACGCGATCGTCGGCAGCCACGATCTGCTCCTCGTCACCCTCGACACGCTGCGGTACGACGTGGCGGCCGAGCTGGCGGCCGAGGGACGCATCCCGAATCTGGCCCGGCATCTGCCCGGCGGGGTCTGGGAGCGGCGGCACGCGCCCGGCAGCTTCACGTACGCCTCCCACCAGGCGATCTTCGCCGGCTTCCTGCCGACGCCGGACGCCCCGGGACCGCACCCCCGGCTGTTCGCGGCCCGCTTCGCGGGCAGCGAGTCGACCGCCGGCGGGACCTACGTCCACGACACCCCGGACCTGGTCTCGGCGCTCGCCGGCGAGGGCTACCGGACGGTCTGCGTCGGCGGGGTGGGCTTCTTCAACAAGCAGCCGCCCCTCGGCTCGGTCCTCCCCGGCCTGTTCCAGGAGAGCCACTGGGAGCCCTCCTTCGGCGTCGCCTCCCCGACCTCCTTCGAGTCCCAGGTGACCCGCTCCGAGGAGGTCGTCGCCGCCCTCCCGCACGACCGGCGGCTCTTCCTCTTCGTCAACGTCTCCGCGCTGCACCAGCCGAACTGGTTCCACCTGCCGGGGGCGACCCGCGAGGCCGGGGACTCCCGGGCCACACACGCGGCGGCCCTCGAGTACGTCGACCGGCACGTCGGCCGGCTCTTCGCCGCGATGAGCAGCCGGCGCCCCTGCTTCGCGATCGTCTGCTCGGACCACGGCACCGCGTACGGCGAGGACGGCCACACCGGGCACCGGCTCGGCCACGAGGTCGTGTGGACCGTGCCGTACGCGCAGTTCGAACTGGCGGGCCCGGAGCGGGAGACCGCGGCATGA
- a CDS encoding M23 family metallopeptidase, whose product MPAKGKHRRPRINPLTRGLVAAGTGGAVVALPLLGATGAHAAEQAAPAAVPAQAVAAAQAKAPAALQAAPAAAKAAPKTYSVVSGDYLSKIAAEHHLAGGWQKLYADNRQVVGENPSLILPGMKLTLGAKSTATAPKSAAPKAAAPKAAPKAATKAAPKAAAKSDSSQGSADETRASRSSQRSSAPAATAAQSDAGSSSAAQSTGSSTGWVSPVSGGISTPYRASGSMWSSGYHTGVDFIASSGTTVRAVGAGNVVSAGWSGAYGNEVVIQHADGTYSQYAHLSSLSVSSGQSVSGGQQIGLSGSTGNSTGPHLHFEIRSSPSYGSDLDPLAYLRQHGVSI is encoded by the coding sequence ATGCCCGCGAAGGGTAAGCACCGCCGTCCCAGGATCAACCCGCTCACGCGTGGACTCGTCGCCGCCGGTACCGGAGGCGCCGTCGTCGCGCTGCCGCTCCTCGGCGCCACCGGAGCCCACGCCGCCGAGCAGGCTGCCCCGGCCGCCGTCCCCGCCCAGGCCGTCGCCGCCGCTCAGGCGAAGGCGCCCGCCGCCCTCCAGGCCGCGCCCGCCGCTGCGAAGGCCGCGCCCAAGACGTACTCCGTCGTCAGCGGCGACTACCTGTCGAAGATCGCCGCCGAGCACCACCTCGCGGGCGGCTGGCAGAAGCTCTACGCGGACAACCGCCAGGTCGTCGGCGAGAACCCCTCGCTGATCCTGCCCGGCATGAAGCTCACCCTCGGCGCGAAGAGCACCGCCACCGCTCCGAAGAGCGCCGCGCCCAAGGCCGCCGCCCCGAAGGCGGCTCCCAAGGCCGCCACGAAGGCAGCCCCGAAGGCCGCGGCGAAGAGCGACTCGTCGCAGGGCTCGGCCGACGAGACCCGCGCCTCCCGCAGCAGCCAGCGCTCCTCCGCCCCGGCCGCCACCGCCGCGCAGTCGGACGCCGGCTCTTCCTCCGCCGCGCAGTCCACCGGCTCCTCGACCGGCTGGGTCTCCCCGGTCAGTGGCGGCATCTCCACCCCGTACCGCGCCTCCGGTTCCATGTGGTCCTCCGGCTACCACACGGGTGTCGACTTCATCGCCTCCTCCGGCACGACCGTCCGCGCCGTCGGCGCCGGCAACGTCGTCTCGGCCGGCTGGAGCGGCGCCTACGGCAACGAGGTCGTCATCCAGCACGCCGACGGCACCTATTCGCAGTACGCCCACCTCTCCTCCCTCTCCGTCTCGTCCGGCCAGTCCGTGAGCGGCGGCCAGCAGATCGGCCTGTCCGGTTCGACCGGCAACTCCACCGGCCCGCACCTGCACTTCGAGATCCGCAGCTCGCCGAGCTACGGCTCCGACCTGGACCCGCTGGCCTACCTGCGCCAGCACGGCGTCTCCATCTGA
- a CDS encoding SGNH/GDSL hydrolase family protein — MADDSRSRDKNAFGSYAAIGDSFTEGVGDPGPDGTYVGWADRFAVLLADQLPEHDDFRYANLAVRGRLLDQIVAEQVPRAKELAPDLVTFCAGGNDIIRPGTDPDDVAERFERAVADLTSAVGTVMVTTGFDTRDIPVLKHLRGKIATYTAHVRSIADRYDCPVLDLWSLKSVQDLRAWDDDRLHLSPDGHTRVALRAAQVIGLSVPADPDQPWPPRPPRGTLEVRRDDIHWAKEYLVPWIGRRLRGESSGDHVEAKRPDLMPL, encoded by the coding sequence GTGGCAGACGATTCGAGATCAAGAGACAAGAACGCATTCGGGTCGTACGCGGCGATCGGTGACAGCTTCACCGAGGGCGTCGGAGACCCCGGGCCCGACGGGACGTACGTCGGCTGGGCGGACCGCTTCGCGGTCCTGCTCGCCGACCAGCTGCCGGAGCACGACGACTTCCGCTACGCCAACCTGGCCGTACGCGGACGCCTGCTCGACCAGATCGTGGCGGAACAGGTCCCCCGGGCGAAGGAACTCGCCCCCGACCTGGTGACCTTCTGTGCCGGCGGCAACGACATCATCCGGCCCGGTACCGACCCCGACGACGTGGCCGAGCGCTTCGAGCGCGCCGTCGCGGACCTGACCTCCGCCGTCGGCACCGTGATGGTGACCACCGGCTTCGACACCCGCGACATCCCCGTGCTCAAGCACCTGCGCGGGAAGATCGCCACGTACACCGCTCACGTCCGGTCCATCGCGGACCGCTACGACTGCCCGGTCCTCGACCTGTGGTCCCTCAAGTCCGTGCAGGACCTGCGGGCCTGGGACGACGACCGGCTGCACCTCTCGCCCGACGGCCACACCCGGGTCGCCCTGCGCGCCGCCCAGGTCATCGGCCTGTCGGTGCCCGCAGACCCTGACCAGCCGTGGCCGCCGCGCCCCCCGCGCGGGACGCTGGAGGTGCGCCGCGACGACATCCACTGGGCCAAGGAGTACCTCGTGCCCTGGATCGGGCGCAGGCTGCGCGGCGAGAGCTCGGGCGACCACGTCGAGGCGAAGCGCCCCGACCTCATGCCCCTCTGA
- a CDS encoding STM4012 family radical SAM protein produces the protein MSDRTAPRPYRSYVYAYPHKTAYRPLPDPAPALSDLWRDEPKDALSLYAHIPFCEVRCGFCNLFTRIGAPDELTTRYLDALDRQAAAVREALGDAAPVRFATAAFGGGTPTFLTAAELERLCDIAEKRTGVDLRAVPLSVETSPATATADRLALLAERGATRLSIGVQSFVEAEARAAVRPQRRADVESALGRIRDTGVPVLNIDLIYGIDGQTERSWHSSLDAALAWRPEELYLYPLYVRPLTGLGRISPADRERADREWDERRLRLYRYGRDHLLAHGYEQVSMRMFRRTDAAPLGPDDYACQTDGMIGLGCGARSYTSALHYSFDYAVDMREIRSIIDAYTECADFSRVEVGRWVDAEEARRRHLLQSLLQAEGMPVAGYEERFGSSPFADFPAELARFEALGWLDAEAPEGLLRLSPEGLAYSDGLGPELFSPDVRAAMAAYEPK, from the coding sequence ATGAGCGACCGCACCGCCCCGCGCCCGTACCGCAGTTACGTCTACGCCTACCCGCACAAGACGGCGTACCGCCCGCTCCCCGACCCCGCGCCCGCCCTCTCCGACCTCTGGCGGGACGAGCCGAAGGACGCGCTCTCCCTCTACGCGCACATACCGTTCTGCGAGGTCCGCTGCGGCTTCTGCAACCTCTTCACCCGCATCGGCGCCCCCGACGAGCTGACCACCCGCTATCTGGACGCCCTCGACCGCCAGGCCGCGGCGGTCCGCGAGGCGCTCGGCGACGCCGCCCCGGTGCGGTTCGCCACGGCCGCTTTCGGCGGTGGCACGCCCACCTTCCTCACCGCCGCCGAGCTGGAGCGGCTCTGCGACATCGCCGAGAAGCGGACGGGGGTCGATCTGCGGGCGGTGCCGCTCTCCGTCGAGACCTCCCCCGCGACCGCGACCGCCGACCGGCTCGCGCTCCTCGCCGAGCGGGGCGCGACACGCCTGAGCATCGGGGTGCAGAGCTTCGTGGAGGCGGAGGCGCGGGCCGCCGTCCGGCCGCAGCGCCGCGCGGACGTCGAGTCGGCCCTCGGCCGGATCCGGGACACCGGAGTCCCGGTGCTCAACATCGACCTCATCTACGGGATCGACGGCCAGACCGAGCGGTCCTGGCACTCCTCGCTCGACGCGGCGCTCGCCTGGCGCCCCGAGGAGCTGTACCTCTACCCGCTGTACGTCCGGCCGCTCACCGGCCTCGGCCGGATCTCCCCGGCGGACCGGGAGCGGGCCGACCGCGAGTGGGACGAGCGACGGCTGCGGCTCTACCGCTACGGCCGGGACCACCTCCTCGCCCACGGCTACGAGCAGGTGTCGATGCGGATGTTCCGGCGGACGGACGCCGCGCCCCTCGGCCCCGACGACTACGCGTGCCAGACGGACGGGATGATCGGCCTGGGCTGCGGGGCCCGCTCGTACACCTCGGCGCTGCACTACTCCTTCGACTACGCCGTCGACATGCGCGAGATCCGCTCGATCATCGACGCCTACACCGAGTGCGCGGACTTCTCCCGCGTCGAGGTCGGCCGGTGGGTCGACGCGGAGGAGGCCCGCCGCCGCCATCTGCTCCAGTCGCTGCTCCAGGCCGAGGGCATGCCCGTCGCCGGTTACGAGGAGCGGTTCGGCTCCTCCCCGTTCGCGGACTTCCCCGCGGAACTGGCCCGCTTCGAGGCGCTCGGCTGGCTCGACGCGGAAGCCCCGGAGGGGCTGCTGCGGCTCTCGCCGGAAGGGCTCGCGTACTCGGACGGGCTCGGCCCGGAGCTGTTCTCGCCGGACGTGCGGGCCGCCATGGCCGCGTACGAGCCGAAGTAG
- a CDS encoding STM4014 family protein, producing MTVRPRLVVVGDPAGRRVAFFQDALRAAGLPGARVVSWPDVLCGRARFAAGETVRLDSPGEDPEADRLLRGVDDPARVEGSGRWYARFTAAVSALAETVGDAGAALVDDPRELAVLFDKRLSHGRLRAAGVPVPESPTSGPAAPAVGGWADLRSLLASAGLRRVFVKLAHGSSASGVLAVESNGAGRIQATTSVERGPDGRLFNSLRVRRYTGEREIAAIVDALAPDGLHVERWLPKATQDGRAADLRVVVIDGRATHAVVRTSRSPMTNLHLGGARGDLAAARAAIVSAGGRWEDALGVCERAAAAFPGTRCVGVDLLPATGWRRFAVGEVNAFGDLLPGLTGLPGSDAEGLDTYAAQVAAQFPAALAAPAVSPTNRTSTTGTSTT from the coding sequence ATGACCGTCCGCCCGCGCCTTGTCGTCGTCGGCGATCCGGCGGGCCGTCGCGTCGCGTTCTTCCAGGACGCGCTGCGGGCCGCCGGGCTGCCCGGGGCGCGGGTGGTGTCCTGGCCGGACGTCCTGTGCGGCCGGGCGCGGTTCGCCGCCGGCGAGACCGTGCGGCTGGACTCGCCCGGCGAGGACCCGGAGGCCGACCGGCTGCTGCGCGGGGTCGACGACCCGGCCCGGGTCGAAGGCTCCGGCCGCTGGTACGCCCGGTTCACCGCCGCCGTCTCCGCGCTCGCGGAGACCGTCGGGGACGCGGGTGCCGCGCTCGTCGACGATCCGCGCGAGCTCGCGGTCCTGTTCGACAAACGGCTGAGCCACGGCAGGCTGCGGGCGGCCGGTGTGCCGGTGCCCGAGTCCCCGACCTCGGGGCCCGCCGCCCCGGCCGTGGGCGGCTGGGCGGACCTCCGGTCGCTGCTCGCCTCGGCGGGCCTTCGGCGGGTGTTCGTGAAGCTCGCGCACGGCTCCTCCGCCTCGGGGGTGCTCGCGGTGGAGTCGAACGGCGCGGGCAGGATCCAGGCGACGACCTCGGTGGAGCGCGGCCCGGACGGGCGCCTCTTCAACTCCCTGCGGGTGCGGCGCTACACGGGCGAGCGGGAGATCGCCGCGATCGTGGACGCGCTCGCCCCCGACGGGCTGCACGTCGAGCGCTGGCTGCCGAAGGCGACCCAGGACGGCCGGGCCGCCGACCTGCGGGTGGTGGTGATCGACGGCCGGGCCACCCATGCCGTCGTCCGCACCAGCCGCTCCCCGATGACCAATCTGCATCTGGGGGGCGCCCGGGGCGACCTGGCCGCCGCCCGGGCCGCGATCGTCTCGGCCGGCGGGCGGTGGGAGGACGCGCTCGGCGTGTGCGAGCGGGCCGCCGCAGCCTTCCCCGGCACCCGGTGCGTGGGCGTCGACCTGCTGCCGGCCACCGGCTGGCGCCGCTTCGCGGTGGGCGAGGTCAACGCCTTCGGCGATCTGCTGCCCGGTCTCACGGGTCTGCCGGGCAGCGACGCCGAGGGCCTCGACACGTACGCGGCGCAGGTCGCCGCGCAGTTCCCCGCTGCCCTCGCCGCACCCGCGGTCTCCCCCACGAACCGAACGAGCACCACAGGAACGAGCACCACGTGA
- a CDS encoding tyrosine-protein phosphatase, translating into MTQQLPQVPPTEANEPELAEVRNFRDVGGLPTTDGRAVRPGRLFRSGHLAHATETDAAFLASLGLHTVFDFRNEADRKVEGADVELPGVRNVNIPLNDPADGKEFWKLVRDGDIAQLREILGDGKAAARMSDSYRKMVVERTSEHSRILHSMAEESVPALMHCAAGKDRAGLSIAITLLAVGVEREAIEADYVKSNEPHRRYKVRRSSTAADAMSPEVMELLSPLFDARVEYLRAALETIEATWGSVETYLTEGLKLAPETRERLRERLLTEV; encoded by the coding sequence GTGACGCAGCAGTTGCCGCAGGTCCCGCCCACCGAAGCGAACGAACCCGAGCTGGCCGAGGTCCGCAACTTCCGGGACGTGGGCGGCCTGCCGACGACGGACGGGCGTGCCGTGCGACCCGGCCGCCTCTTCCGCAGCGGCCACCTCGCCCACGCCACCGAGACCGACGCCGCCTTCCTCGCCTCGCTGGGCCTGCACACCGTCTTCGACTTCCGCAACGAGGCCGACCGCAAGGTCGAAGGCGCGGACGTCGAGCTCCCCGGCGTACGGAACGTGAACATCCCCCTCAACGACCCGGCCGACGGCAAGGAGTTCTGGAAGCTGGTGCGCGACGGCGACATAGCGCAGCTGCGGGAGATCCTGGGCGACGGCAAGGCGGCAGCCCGAATGTCCGACTCGTACCGAAAGATGGTGGTCGAGCGCACCTCTGAGCACAGCCGGATCCTGCACTCCATGGCCGAGGAGAGCGTCCCGGCCCTGATGCACTGCGCGGCGGGCAAGGACCGCGCCGGCCTCTCCATCGCGATCACCCTGCTCGCCGTCGGCGTCGAGCGCGAGGCGATCGAGGCGGACTACGTGAAGTCGAACGAGCCGCACCGCCGCTACAAGGTGCGCCGCAGCTCCACCGCCGCGGACGCGATGTCGCCCGAGGTGATGGAGCTGCTGAGCCCGCTCTTCGACGCGCGGGTGGAGTACCTGAGGGCCGCGCTGGAGACGATCGAGGCGACCTGGGGCTCGGTGGAGACCTACCTCACGGAGGGGCTCAAGCTGGCCCCCGAGACCCGCGAGCGGCTGCGGGAGCGCCTGCTCACCGAGGTGTGA
- a CDS encoding aspartate aminotransferase family protein, producing MSGEFDLRALLAERGGERYELHAKYLNHQLPRMLHTIGFDKVYERAEGAHFWDADGVDHLDMLAGFGVMGLGRHHPVVRKALHDVLDAQLADLTRFDCQPLPGLLAERLLAHSPHLDRVFFGNSGTEAVETALKFARYATGRPRVLYCSHAFHGLTTGSLSVNGERGFREGFDPLLPDTAITLGDLEALERELLRGDVAAFVVEPIQGKGVHEPPPGFLPAAQELLHRHGALLIADEVQTGLGRTGDFYAYQHEAGVEPDLVCVAKALSGGYVPVGATLGKDWIFKKVYSSMDRVLVHSASFGSNAQAMAAGLAVLSVMEDEGTVAHARRIGDLLSGRLKELVPRYELLHEIRGRGLMIGIEFGRPSSLGLRGRWTMLQAARKGLFAQMVVVPLLQRHHILTQVSGDHLEVIKLIPPLIVDEADVDRFVTAFTAVMDEAHGGGGLMWDFGKTLVKQAVAQR from the coding sequence ATGAGCGGGGAGTTCGACCTGCGGGCGCTGCTCGCCGAGCGCGGCGGCGAGCGTTACGAGCTGCACGCCAAGTACCTCAACCACCAGCTGCCGCGCATGCTCCACACCATCGGCTTCGACAAGGTGTACGAGCGGGCCGAGGGTGCCCACTTCTGGGACGCCGACGGTGTCGACCACCTCGACATGCTCGCCGGCTTCGGCGTGATGGGTCTCGGACGGCACCACCCCGTCGTCCGCAAGGCCCTCCACGACGTCCTGGACGCCCAGCTGGCCGACCTCACCCGCTTCGACTGCCAGCCCCTGCCGGGACTGCTCGCCGAACGGCTGCTCGCGCACAGCCCGCACCTCGACCGCGTCTTCTTCGGGAACAGCGGCACCGAGGCCGTGGAGACCGCCCTCAAGTTCGCCCGGTACGCCACCGGGCGCCCCAGGGTCCTCTACTGCTCCCACGCCTTCCACGGGCTCACCACGGGCTCGCTCTCCGTCAACGGCGAGCGGGGTTTCCGGGAGGGCTTCGACCCGCTCCTGCCGGACACCGCGATCACCCTCGGCGACCTCGAAGCCCTGGAGCGGGAGCTGCTCCGGGGCGACGTGGCCGCCTTCGTCGTGGAGCCGATCCAGGGCAAGGGCGTCCACGAGCCGCCGCCCGGCTTCCTGCCCGCCGCCCAGGAGCTGCTGCACCGGCACGGCGCGCTGCTGATCGCGGACGAGGTGCAGACCGGCCTCGGCAGGACCGGCGACTTCTACGCGTACCAGCACGAGGCCGGGGTCGAACCCGACCTGGTCTGCGTCGCCAAGGCGCTCTCCGGCGGCTACGTGCCGGTCGGCGCCACCCTCGGCAAGGACTGGATCTTCAAGAAGGTCTACTCGTCGATGGACCGGGTCCTCGTCCACTCGGCGAGCTTCGGATCGAACGCGCAGGCCATGGCCGCCGGGCTCGCCGTCCTGTCGGTCATGGAGGACGAGGGCACGGTCGCCCACGCCCGCCGGATCGGCGACCTGCTCTCCGGCCGTCTCAAGGAGCTCGTGCCCCGCTACGAGCTGCTCCACGAGATCCGCGGGCGCGGCCTGATGATCGGGATCGAGTTCGGCCGGCCGTCCTCGCTGGGGCTGCGCGGCCGCTGGACGATGCTGCAGGCCGCCCGCAAGGGACTCTTCGCGCAGATGGTCGTCGTGCCGCTGCTCCAGCGGCACCACATCCTCACCCAGGTCTCCGGGGACCATCTGGAGGTGATCAAGCTGATCCCGCCGCTGATCGTCGACGAGGCGGACGTGGACCGGTTCGTCACCGCCTTCACGGCGGTCATGGACGAGGCCCACGGGGGCGGCGGGCTGATGTGGGACTTCGGGAAGACCCTGGTGAAGCAGGCCGTGGCGCAGCGCTGA
- a CDS encoding DUF6126 family protein, with protein MSEKSAPVTGEERGEGKFPKGLVLRLFAYLIAGHLFAGFLYLLFMLGGQNQ; from the coding sequence ATGTCCGAGAAGTCCGCACCGGTCACCGGCGAAGAGCGCGGTGAAGGCAAGTTCCCCAAGGGGCTCGTGCTCCGCCTCTTCGCCTACCTGATCGCCGGTCACCTCTTCGCCGGCTTCCTCTACCTGCTCTTCATGCTCGGCGGCCAGAACCAGTAG
- a CDS encoding STM4011 family radical SAM protein translates to MDLTLLYRGPLASCDFDCPYCPFAKRRDSREQLRADRAALDRFTGWAAAQTGDRLRILFTPWGEGLVRSWYRRALVDLSRLPHVERVAIQTNLSCRTDWLAEADPETVALWCTYHPGQTPYERFLGKCRELADRGNRFSVGVVGLPEHRDDARRLRAALPPHVYLWVNAAEGHTYTDAEAGEWTGIDPLFPYSRRPHRSAGLPCRTGESVISVDGEGTVRRCHFVKAELGNLYDGSYRAALRPRACPLAVCDCHIGYVHLETLPLYDVFAGGVLERIPAGGPSSLGQVRGA, encoded by the coding sequence GTGGACCTGACGCTGCTCTACCGCGGCCCGCTCGCCTCCTGCGACTTCGACTGCCCCTACTGTCCCTTCGCCAAGCGCCGGGACAGCCGCGAGCAGCTGCGCGCCGACCGGGCCGCGCTCGACCGGTTCACCGGGTGGGCCGCCGCGCAGACCGGCGACCGGCTGCGGATCCTCTTCACCCCGTGGGGCGAGGGCCTGGTGCGCTCCTGGTACCGGCGGGCGCTCGTCGACCTGTCACGGCTGCCGCACGTCGAGCGGGTGGCGATCCAGACCAATCTGAGCTGCCGGACCGACTGGCTGGCGGAGGCGGACCCGGAGACCGTCGCCCTGTGGTGCACGTACCACCCGGGCCAGACGCCGTACGAGCGGTTCCTCGGCAAGTGCCGCGAGCTGGCGGACCGGGGCAACCGGTTCAGCGTCGGCGTGGTCGGTCTGCCCGAGCACCGGGACGACGCCCGCCGGCTGCGCGCCGCCCTGCCGCCGCACGTCTACCTCTGGGTGAACGCGGCCGAGGGGCACACGTACACGGACGCGGAGGCCGGGGAGTGGACCGGGATCGATCCGCTCTTCCCGTACAGCAGGCGGCCGCACCGCTCGGCGGGGCTGCCGTGCCGCACCGGCGAGTCGGTGATCTCGGTGGACGGCGAGGGGACGGTGCGGCGCTGCCACTTCGTCAAGGCCGAGCTGGGAAATCTGTACGACGGTTCGTACCGCGCGGCGCTGCGCCCCCGGGCCTGCCCCCTCGCCGTCTGCGACTGCCACATCGGCTACGTCCATCTGGAGACGCTGCCGCTGTACGACGTGTTCGCCGGCGGGGTCCTGGAGCGGATCCCGGCCGGCGGCCCGTCGTCCCTCGGGCAGGTCAGAGGGGCATGA
- the hpnH gene encoding adenosyl-hopene transferase HpnH produces MAMPLRQSIRVGTYLFEQKLRKRDKFPLIVELEPLYACNLKCEGCGKIQHPAGVLKQRMPVAQAVGAVLESGAPMVSIAGGEPLMHPQIHEIVRQLVARRKYVFLCTNAMLLRKKLADFTPSPYFAFAVHIDGLRERHDESVAKEGVFDEAVAAIKEAKRRGFRVTTNSTFFNTDTPQTIIEVLNFLNDDLQVDEMMISPAYAYEKAPDQEHFLGVEQTRELFKKAFAGGNRRRWRLNHSPLFLDFLEGKADFPCTAWAIPNYSLFGWQRPCYLMSDGYVPTYRELVEDTDWDKYGRGKDPRCANCMAHCGYEPTAVLATMGSLKESLRAIRETVSGNNR; encoded by the coding sequence ATGGCCATGCCGCTCCGTCAGTCCATCAGGGTCGGGACCTACCTCTTCGAACAGAAGCTCCGCAAGCGGGACAAGTTCCCGCTGATCGTCGAGCTGGAGCCGCTCTATGCCTGCAACCTCAAGTGCGAGGGCTGCGGGAAGATCCAGCACCCGGCGGGTGTCCTCAAGCAGCGCATGCCGGTCGCGCAGGCGGTCGGCGCGGTGCTGGAGTCCGGCGCCCCCATGGTGTCCATCGCGGGCGGAGAGCCCTTGATGCACCCTCAGATCCACGAGATCGTGCGCCAGTTGGTCGCCAGGAGGAAGTACGTCTTCCTCTGCACCAACGCGATGCTGCTCCGCAAGAAGCTGGCGGACTTCACCCCCTCGCCGTACTTCGCCTTCGCCGTGCACATCGACGGCCTGCGCGAGCGGCACGACGAATCCGTCGCCAAGGAGGGTGTGTTCGACGAGGCGGTGGCGGCCATCAAGGAGGCCAAGCGGCGCGGCTTCCGTGTCACCACCAATTCGACCTTCTTCAACACGGACACTCCGCAGACCATCATCGAGGTGCTCAATTTCCTCAACGACGACCTCCAGGTCGACGAAATGATGATCTCGCCCGCCTACGCCTACGAGAAGGCCCCCGACCAGGAGCACTTCCTCGGCGTCGAGCAGACCCGCGAACTCTTCAAGAAGGCCTTCGCGGGCGGAAACCGGCGCCGCTGGCGCCTCAACCACTCGCCGCTCTTCCTGGACTTCCTCGAAGGAAAGGCCGATTTCCCCTGCACGGCCTGGGCCATTCCCAACTACTCGCTCTTCGGCTGGCAGCGCCCCTGCTATCTGATGAGCGACGGATACGTCCCCACGTACCGCGAACTCGTCGAGGACACCGACTGGGACAAGTACGGCCGCGGAAAGGACCCGCGCTGCGCCAATTGCATGGCGCACTGCGGCTACGAACCCACCGCCGTCCTCGCCACCATGGGCTCCCTCAAGGAGTCCCTGCGGGCGATCAGGGAAACGGTCTCGGGGAACAACCGGTGA
- a CDS encoding helix-turn-helix domain-containing protein, producing MDHVPGEASPDPATSGVLPDVAPQLRSLRRRRGLTLEAAAQRAGLSPAHLSRLETGNRQPSLPMLLGLARVYGTTVSELLGEAPPERDPVVRAGRSEPVEADGWIYRQAGGAGRALQCLRVHVPYATRADIVRVHPGEEWIHVLEGRVRLALGEAVHVLDPGDSAHFDSLTPHRIGAATSGGAELLFVHTLMQSPVAELCLGDGTPHRR from the coding sequence ATGGACCACGTCCCCGGGGAAGCCTCCCCGGACCCCGCCACCTCCGGCGTCCTGCCCGACGTCGCCCCGCAGCTGCGGTCCCTGCGCCGCCGCCGCGGACTCACCCTGGAGGCGGCCGCCCAGCGGGCCGGCCTCTCGCCGGCCCACCTCTCCCGACTGGAGACGGGGAACCGGCAGCCTTCGCTGCCGATGCTGCTCGGCCTCGCCCGTGTCTACGGTACGACGGTCTCCGAGCTTCTCGGCGAGGCGCCGCCCGAGCGGGACCCCGTCGTCCGGGCCGGCCGCTCCGAGCCCGTCGAGGCCGACGGCTGGATCTACCGGCAGGCCGGCGGCGCCGGGCGCGCGCTCCAGTGCCTGCGCGTCCACGTGCCGTACGCCACCCGGGCCGACATCGTGCGGGTCCACCCCGGCGAGGAGTGGATCCACGTCCTGGAGGGGCGGGTGCGGCTCGCGCTCGGCGAGGCCGTCCACGTCCTCGATCCCGGGGACAGTGCCCACTTCGACTCGCTGACCCCGCACCGTATCGGCGCCGCCACCTCCGGCGGGGCCGAGCTGCTCTTCGTGCACACCCTGATGCAGAGTCCCGTCGCCGAGCTGTGCCTCGGTGACGGAACCCCGCACCGGCGCTGA